CGAACCTGGATTGATGTCCGGAAAAGAAATGAGGGTTAATCTGGCATACGGAAGTCCAATGGCTAAAGACGGTGATACCCTGAAAGGCGCATTTACGCTTTCGATGATGAATAATATCTCATCACAGGTAGGTCCTGTGAAAGATCAGGTACAGGTGGTTTTAAGAAGGGTAGACAGTCTTATGATGAACGCCAATGCCATTACTGATGCGCAAAACCAGCAGGCGATCCGCGCATTGCTGTCCAGCCTGAACCGTACGGTAACTTCGTTTGAAGCTACTTCTCAACAGACTAACTCACTTCTCGCCAATAATGATCCCCGTATTCAGAAAATGCTTGATAATGCGAATCTCGCAACAATAAGTGCCAAAACAGCCATCGATAAATACGGAAGAGTTGCAGACGAAGTAGATGTGCAGAAACTAAACAATACGATTGATAAATTAAGTTTAACAGCTGATAAACTGAACGGTGTTATTTCCGGCATACAGAATGGTGAAGGATCGCTTGGTAAACTCGCGAAAGATGAGCAACTTTACCAGAATCTTAATGAATCATCAGCAAATTTAAATAATCTGATTCTGGATCTGAAAGCCAATCCAAAAAGATATCTGAATTTCTCCGTATTCGGAAAGAACAGTACGCCAAAAGACTAAAAACCCTTTCAATATGCAATATATTGACAATATTATTTTCTTCATTGCCCTTATTGCGGGCTTTGGATTCTTTTTTAAAAGCTTAAAGGAAATCTATCGGAACATCCAGCTCGGCAAGAAAATCGACAGGACCGACAACCCTTCCGTCCGATGGAAAACAATGGCAAAAGTGGCCCTCGGCCAGAGCAAAATGGGCAAACGACCCATTGCCGGGTTTCTGCACGTGATTGTTTACGTAGGCTTTGTGATTATTAATATTGAGCTTATTGAAATTATCGTCGACGGTATTTTTGGTACTCACCGTTTCCTTGCCGGAATATTTGGTGACACCCTCTATGGTGTGTTTACTGCAACTCTGGAAATTCTGGCGCTTTTAGTCATTATTGCAGTAGTTCTTTTCTTTATCAGAAGAAATTTCTACGGTGTGAAAAGACTCACCATGAAAGAACTCTTCGGTTGGCCAAAACAGGATGCGAACTGGATTCTGCTCATTGAATTTGCCTTAATGACGGCGTTTTTCACCATGAATTCCGCCGATTGGGTTCTTCAACAGAGAGGAGTACTTGCAGAACACGGTAACTTTCCTGTTTCATCCGGTTTAATTGCGCCTCTTTTCGGCAATTTTGGTGACAGCACCCTTGTTTTCCTTGAAAGAGGAGCGTGGTGGTTTCACTTTGTGGGGATTCTGTTCTTCATGAATTACCTGTATTATTCAAAACACCTTCATATTATTCTTGCCTTCCCTAATACATGGTTTGCTAATCTGCAGCCGAAAGGTAAATTTAATAATTTAGATTCTGTTACCAAAGAGATTAAACTGATGATGGACCCCAACGCTGATCCTTATGCAGCGGCTCCGGAAGCAGATCCAAATGCTGTCCCTGACAAATTTGGTGCGAATGATATTTTTGACTTAAATCAGGTTCAGCTGTTAAATGCTTATTCATGCACGGAGTGCGGACGATGTACTTCCGTTTGTCCTGCCAATATTACCGGCAAGAAATTGTCGCCACGTAAGATCATGATGGATACGCGCGACCGTATTGAAGAAGTTGCTAAAAACATCAATAAAAACGGGAAATTTGTCGATGATGGCAAGAAATTGCTCGATGATCATATCCAGAGAGAAGAACTTTGGGCATGCACAACCTGTAATGCATGTGTTGAAGCTTGTCCGGTATTGATTGATCCGCTATCTATCATTTTTGAAATGCGAAGATTTCTGGTCATGGAACAGTCTTCCGCACCAAGCGAACTGAACGTTATGATGACAAATGTAGAGAACAATGCAGCTCCATGGGCTTATAACCAAGCAGACCGCTTGAACTGGGCAAAAGAAAACTAATTTGAAAACACCGGAGATGAATATTGCCCATAGCCGGTTACTCATTACTCATATAATATGGATTTCACAATAAAAACAATGGCAGAATATGCTGCCGAAGGAAAAGCACCTGAAGTTTTATTTTTTGTCGGCTGTGCCGGGAGTTTCGACGACAGAGCCAAGAAGATCACCAAAGCTTTCTGTAAAATTTTGCATAAAGTGGGCGTAGAATTCGCTGTTCTTGGGCAGGAAGAAAGCTGTAACGGGGATCCTGCAAAACGCGCCGGAAACGAATTCATCTTCCAGATGATGGCACTTACGAACATTGAAATCATGAATGCTTACGAAGTAAAAAAAATCGTAACCTCGTGTCCGCACTGTTTCAACATCATTAAAAATGAATATCCGAGCTTAGGGGGAAATTATGAAGTTCTTCACCATACCCAATTTCTTAGGAAACTGATGGAAGACGGCCGTCTGAAAATCGAAGGCGGTAGTTTTAAAGGAAAAAAAATAACGTTTCACGATCCTTGCTACCTCGGAAGAGCCAATGGCGAATATGAAGCGCCAAGAATGCTTCTCGAAAAACTGGATGCGGAACTGGTAGAGATGAAACGATGCAAATCCAACGGGTTATGTTGTGGAGCAGGCGGAGCACAGATGTTCAAGGAGCCTGAAAAAGGTGACAAAGACATCAATGTGGAACGTACCGAGGAAGCACTTTCAGAAACTCCAAATATCATTGCAACAGGATGTCCGTTCTGTAATACGATGATGACAGACGGCGTGAAACATTTCAACAAAAATGATGAAGTTGCCGTTAAAGATATTGTAGAGCTTTTAGCTGAGGCTGAAGATTTATAGCTCAAAATCTTAAGTCTAAATTAATTTAAAAATGAAAATAGAAGAATCTAATATTGTCGAAACAAACGATTACAGAGTAATTATTTACCCGGCTTCCCGTCCTTTTACGGCTAAAGAAAGCAAAATAATTACAGAAAAACTGTATGATTTTCTGGCTACCTGGGCCGCGCACGGAAAACCACTTTCATCTTCATTTAAAATTGAAAAAAATCAGTTTATTGTCATTTGCGTTGATGAAGAGAAAGAAGCAGCTTCTGGCTGTTCTATCGATGCTTTAGGGCAAGTAATGAGAGAAATTAATGCGGAATTTCAGTTGGGATTATTCGATAGAATGAAAGCAAGTTTTGTAGAAAACGGTGAAGTTAAAACCATGAAGTTACAGGACTTCAGAAAAGGGTTAAAAGATGGTGAAATCTCTCAAGATATTGAGGTTTTCGATTTTTCTAAAAACACTTATGTTGCATTCCTAAGTGATTTTCTTATGCCGCTGAAAAAAAGCTGGGCCGGAATTTATGTAGATTAAATTCTTAAAAATATTAAATAAAAAAACCGTTCAAAATTAATTGAACGGTTTTTCTGTTTACTCCACGATCTTAAGCGTTGTTTCTGGCTTCTTCAGCGATCAGATTTAATGCAGAACCTGCTTTAAACCAGCCGATTTGCTGTTCGTTATACGTGTGATTTACAAGGATTAAATCTTTGGTGCCGTCTGAATGAACGAACTCCAGTTGAAGAGGATGTGAAGGCGCGAACT
The window above is part of the Kaistella faecalis genome. Proteins encoded here:
- a CDS encoding MlaD family protein, with the translated sequence MKFTKEIKAGLIAILAIVGFVILFQFMKGKSLFTTDNIFYAKFDNVEGLAASNPVSINGLKVGQVDQIIPITEPDGKIHFVVKVTVDDNFEFSKRSTLEIFEPGLMSGKEMRVNLAYGSPMAKDGDTLKGAFTLSMMNNISSQVGPVKDQVQVVLRRVDSLMMNANAITDAQNQQAIRALLSSLNRTVTSFEATSQQTNSLLANNDPRIQKMLDNANLATISAKTAIDKYGRVADEVDVQKLNNTIDKLSLTADKLNGVISGIQNGEGSLGKLAKDEQLYQNLNESSANLNNLILDLKANPKRYLNFSVFGKNSTPKD
- a CDS encoding (Fe-S)-binding protein — protein: MQYIDNIIFFIALIAGFGFFFKSLKEIYRNIQLGKKIDRTDNPSVRWKTMAKVALGQSKMGKRPIAGFLHVIVYVGFVIINIELIEIIVDGIFGTHRFLAGIFGDTLYGVFTATLEILALLVIIAVVLFFIRRNFYGVKRLTMKELFGWPKQDANWILLIEFALMTAFFTMNSADWVLQQRGVLAEHGNFPVSSGLIAPLFGNFGDSTLVFLERGAWWFHFVGILFFMNYLYYSKHLHIILAFPNTWFANLQPKGKFNNLDSVTKEIKLMMDPNADPYAAAPEADPNAVPDKFGANDIFDLNQVQLLNAYSCTECGRCTSVCPANITGKKLSPRKIMMDTRDRIEEVAKNINKNGKFVDDGKKLLDDHIQREELWACTTCNACVEACPVLIDPLSIIFEMRRFLVMEQSSAPSELNVMMTNVENNAAPWAYNQADRLNWAKEN
- a CDS encoding (Fe-S)-binding protein, which codes for MDFTIKTMAEYAAEGKAPEVLFFVGCAGSFDDRAKKITKAFCKILHKVGVEFAVLGQEESCNGDPAKRAGNEFIFQMMALTNIEIMNAYEVKKIVTSCPHCFNIIKNEYPSLGGNYEVLHHTQFLRKLMEDGRLKIEGGSFKGKKITFHDPCYLGRANGEYEAPRMLLEKLDAELVEMKRCKSNGLCCGAGGAQMFKEPEKGDKDINVERTEEALSETPNIIATGCPFCNTMMTDGVKHFNKNDEVAVKDIVELLAEAEDL